The Dissulfuribacter thermophilus genome includes a window with the following:
- the purD gene encoding phosphoribosylamine--glycine ligase: MAKHKVLVVGSGGREHALCWKLSLSPHIEEVICAPGNSGIGMHARCVDVSADDIKGLAKLAEEEGVYLTVVGPEAPLALGIVDEFEKRGLRIFGPNSGAAQIEASKVFTKNLLDKYGIPTGAFQVFEDPKEAEGYIEYIDMPVVLKADGLAAGKGVIICQTKEAAKDALMRIMVNKEFGEAGKRLVVEEFLKGEEASFMAITDGKTTLPLATSQDHKAVFDGDTGPNTGGMGAYSPAPVVDPRLFDVTMEIIISPTIKAMEQEGVPYRGVLYGGLIIDNSQPKVLEYNCRFGDPEAQPILMRLKSDLFEVIEAAMEGRLHEIELEWDDRAAVCIVLASKGYPGPYEKGKEIHGLEEVKKMEDVFCFHAGTREEGGKFYTNGGRVLGVTALGDTIEDAINRAYEAVELISWEGMHYRLDIGQKALKYPTSRRDNTPKVGILMGSPSDMGIMNEAKKTLEELGIACEMHCISAHRSPELAAQYAKNARQRGIKVLIAGAGMAAHLAGALAAHSPLPVIGVPIDSSSLGGLDALLSTVQMPPGVPVGTVGIGKAGAKNAAILAAQILAVGDQGVQRRILSLKEAMRRRIEEGSKFKV, from the coding sequence ATGGCAAAGCATAAGGTATTGGTTGTAGGTTCTGGGGGTAGAGAGCATGCCCTCTGCTGGAAACTCTCCCTTAGTCCCCATATTGAAGAAGTAATATGTGCCCCAGGAAATTCTGGAATTGGGATGCACGCCCGTTGCGTAGACGTTTCTGCCGACGACATCAAGGGATTGGCAAAACTAGCTGAAGAAGAGGGCGTATATTTAACAGTGGTTGGACCAGAGGCCCCGCTAGCATTAGGGATTGTAGATGAGTTTGAAAAGAGGGGGCTCAGGATCTTTGGCCCTAATAGTGGTGCTGCTCAGATAGAGGCGAGCAAGGTCTTTACAAAGAATCTCCTTGACAAATATGGAATTCCAACAGGTGCATTTCAGGTTTTTGAAGATCCAAAGGAGGCAGAGGGCTATATAGAGTACATAGACATGCCGGTTGTGCTAAAGGCCGATGGCCTTGCTGCTGGAAAAGGGGTCATAATATGCCAGACAAAGGAGGCTGCCAAGGATGCGCTCATGCGCATCATGGTAAACAAAGAGTTTGGTGAGGCTGGGAAAAGACTTGTAGTTGAAGAATTCCTAAAGGGTGAAGAGGCCTCTTTTATGGCTATAACCGATGGAAAGACCACTCTGCCTCTGGCCACTTCCCAGGACCACAAAGCTGTATTTGACGGTGATACAGGTCCAAATACAGGTGGTATGGGTGCCTATAGCCCTGCGCCTGTAGTCGATCCAAGACTCTTTGACGTGACTATGGAAATCATTATTTCTCCCACCATAAAGGCCATGGAGCAGGAAGGGGTCCCATACAGAGGAGTGCTATACGGGGGACTAATCATAGACAACAGCCAGCCCAAGGTACTTGAATACAATTGCAGGTTTGGTGATCCTGAAGCACAGCCAATCTTGATGAGATTAAAGAGCGACCTCTTTGAGGTTATAGAAGCTGCAATGGAAGGGAGACTCCATGAAATCGAGCTTGAGTGGGACGACAGGGCTGCGGTATGCATTGTGCTGGCCTCCAAAGGCTATCCTGGTCCCTATGAAAAGGGAAAAGAGATTCACGGCCTTGAAGAAGTCAAAAAGATGGAGGACGTCTTTTGCTTCCACGCTGGCACCAGGGAAGAAGGAGGCAAGTTTTATACAAATGGCGGGAGAGTCCTTGGGGTAACTGCATTGGGTGACACCATAGAAGACGCCATAAACAGGGCCTATGAGGCCGTGGAGTTGATTTCCTGGGAGGGCATGCATTACAGGCTGGATATAGGTCAAAAGGCCCTCAAATATCCAACATCCAGAAGGGATAACACCCCAAAGGTTGGCATCTTGATGGGAAGCCCTTCAGATATGGGTATTATGAATGAGGCCAAAAAGACCCTTGAAGAGCTTGGCATAGCCTGTGAGATGCATTGTATCTCTGCGCACAGGTCCCCAGAACTTGCAGCCCAATATGCAAAGAATGCCAGACAAAGAGGGATAAAGGTCCTGATTGCCGGTGCAGGCATGGCAGCGCACCTTGCAGGAGCCCTTGCAGCACACTCGCCTCTGCCTGTAATCGGCGTTCCCATCGATTCCTCTTCCCTAGGTGGACTTGATGCCCTTTTATCCACTGTCCAGATGCCTCCTGGTGTTCCAGTGGGCACTGTGGGGATTGGAAAAGCTGGTGCAAAGAATGCCGCAATACTCGCTGCCCAAATACTTGCTGTGGGAGATCAAGGGGTTCAAAGGAGGATACTGTCTCTCAAAGAGGCAATGAGAAGGCGTATTGAAGAAGGTTCAAAGTTTAAGGTTTAA
- a CDS encoding L-threonylcarbamoyladenylate synthase: MTSLIGTSIKKAARIIRDGGVVAFPTETSYGLGASIYHSEALKTIYDLKERPEEKPLLVLISRLDDLKKVTERIPDEARAMIERFWPGPLTILFDALPGLDNRLKNPQGKIAVRLTSHPIARELIEASGIPITGTSANPSGAPPARSPQEVLGNLKSNLLVYILDGGVLPLSPPSTIVDPSTSPPTVLREGVIKTEDILS; encoded by the coding sequence ATGACCTCACTAATTGGGACATCAATCAAGAAAGCGGCAAGAATAATAAGAGATGGAGGCGTCGTAGCCTTTCCTACAGAGACCAGTTATGGCCTAGGCGCCTCCATTTACCATAGTGAGGCGTTAAAGACCATTTATGATCTCAAAGAGCGTCCAGAAGAAAAGCCCCTTTTAGTCCTGATCTCACGTTTGGATGATCTGAAAAAGGTAACAGAACGGATTCCAGATGAGGCGAGGGCCATGATAGAACGCTTTTGGCCTGGCCCCCTTACAATACTTTTTGACGCATTGCCTGGGCTGGACAATAGATTGAAGAATCCCCAGGGCAAGATAGCAGTAAGGCTTACTTCTCATCCAATAGCCAGGGAACTCATCGAGGCCAGTGGCATTCCCATTACAGGTACCAGTGCAAACCCTTCTGGTGCCCCACCTGCAAGGTCTCCGCAAGAGGTGTTAGGCAATCTTAAATCAAACCTTTTAGTCTATATCCTTGACGGAGGTGTTTTGCCATTAAGCCCGCCAAGTACCATCGTTGATCCTTCAACGTCTCCGCCTACCGTGTTGAGAGAAGGGGTCATCAAGACAGAAGATATTCTGTCTTGA